Proteins from a genomic interval of Papaver somniferum cultivar HN1 chromosome 4, ASM357369v1, whole genome shotgun sequence:
- the LOC113272090 gene encoding uncharacterized protein LOC113272090 has product MVCSAFDSKFSSKTQTVLVRTVSDHSPLLLELNPDLKTNSSFKIENHWIKHPYFVKKVETWWTPMTFVGTPDYVLFRKLQNLKFFIKPWSREVFGNVKKDENMLIVKIGSLNSYEESASLTDAQLEKRAILLNRLNTIKVTRARMAYQREKIQGFKEGQQAWLERPFGEDEVLSAIKRCGANKAPGSDGYNLEFFKACWSFLKVEVMAAVNEFPEKESLDWRLNVAFYEIGPEEGRIRNCAFIKDKQILDGILIANECIDSRLRQKKPGILCKINMEKIEWIEWCVTRVQFSILVNGEATNLIKPSKGIRQGDPLSPFLFLLIVEVLSMLLNEAVTDNRIGGFQVAEERTVISHLLFADDTNIMINATTHEVRRLFIILLMFEVLTGLKLNLEKISMTSIGADDLVEDLDMELGCKTDTLLITYLGMPIGASKRSTDIWEVVIERLKKKLAPWKRKFLNKVGRLTLIKSSLESIAVYFLFVYYLPVSVEKKLNSIMRKFLWGGRGGE; this is encoded by the exons ATGGTATGTTCAGCGTTTGATTCTAAATTTTCGTCTAAAACTCAAACGGTACTAGTTAGAACTGTTTCGGATCATAGTCCATTACTTCTAGAGCTCAATCCCGATCTTAAAACCAACTCAAGTTTTAAGATTGAGAATCACTGGATTAAACACCCATATTTTGTTAAGAAGGTGGAAACTTGGTGGACACCTATGACTTTTGTTGGCACACCTGATTATGTTTTGTTTCGAAAACTTCAGAATTTGAAGTTCTTTATAAAACCTTGGAGCAGGGAGGTGTTTGGTAATGTTAAGAAGGATGAAAATATGTTAATTGTGAAGATAGGGAGTTTAAACTCATATGAAGAAAGTGCAAGCCTGACTGATGCACAGTTGGAGAAAAGAGCAATTTTACTGAATAGGTTGAATACTATTAAGGTGACTAGGGCAAGGATGGCTTATCAACGGGAAAAGATTCAAGGGTTCAAAGAAGG TCAGCAGGCTTGGCTGGAGCGTCCGTTTGGTGAAGACGAGGTGCTGAGTGCAATCAAGAGATGTGGTGCAAATAAAGCACCAGGGTCGGATGGATATAATCTAGAGTTCTTTAAGGCTTGTTGGAGTTTTCTTAAAGTTGAAGTGATGGCAGCTGTGAATGAATTTCCTGAAAAGGAGTCTTTAGATTGGAGATTAAATGTGGCGTTTTATGAGATTGGTCCCGAAGAAGGAAGAATCCGCAACT GTGCATTCATAAAAGATAAGCAAATCTTGGATGGTATACTTATAGCAAATGAATGCATAGATAGTAGATTAAGACAGAAGAAGCCTGGAATTCTTTgcaagataaatatggaaaag ATTGAATGGATTGAATGGTGTGTGACAAGAGTACAATTCTCTATTTTGGTTAATGGGGAAGCAACTAATCTTATAAAGCCTTCTAAAGGAATAAGGCAAGGTGATCCTTTGTCGCCTTTcctatttctgctgattgttgAAGTTCTTTCTATGTTACTCAATGAGGCGGTGACAGACAACAGAATTGGTGGTTTTCAGGTGGCGGAGGAAAGGACAGTGATTTCACATCTTCTATTTGCAGATGATACAAATATTATGATTAATGCTACTACTCATGAAGTTAGAAGGTTATTCATAATTTTGTTGATGTTTGAGGTTTTAACAGGATTGAAACTGAATTTGGAGAAGATTTCGATGACAAGCATAGGGGCAGATGACTTGGTGGAGGATCTGGATATGGAGTTAGGCTGTAAAACGGATACTTTGCTGATTACATACTTGGGCATGCCTATTGGAGCTAGTAAAAGGAGTACGGATATCTGGGAAGTGGTGATTGAGAGACTGAAGAAGAAACTAGCCCCATGGAAGAGGAAATTTCTTAACAAAGTTGGTAGATTAACTTTGATTAAAAGTTCACTAGAGAGCATTGCAGTTTATTTCCTATTTGTGTATTATTTACCTGTATCTGTGGAAAAGAAACTGAACAGTATCATGCGTAAGTTTCTTTGGGGGGGAAGAGGAGGGGAATAA